TGGAAGCCGGTGAGCGGCTGGGCTTTCTGCCCGGCGACATGAAAGAAAAGGTCGACCCCTACCTGCGCCCGCTTTATGACGCGCTCTATGACATGATGCCGGCAGAAAAAGTCGAGCGCGGCATTGCCGCCGGTATTATCGAGATTGCCCCGCTCGCCTTCATGCGCGGGCGCACCCTGGCGCACGCCGCGGTTATTCTTGATGAGGCGCAGAACACCACGTCCATGCAGATGAAAATGTTTCTTACCCGTCTTGGCGAAGGCGCGCGCATGATCGTCACCGGCGACCCGAGCCAGATTGACCTGCCTTCCGGCCAGTATTCCGGCCTTGTCGAGGCGCTGCGCATTCTGGAGCCGATAGACAATATTGTCACTGTGCGGTTTTCAGAAAAAGATGTGGTGCGCCACCCGCTTGTTGCGGCAATTGTCGGCGCTTATGACCGTCATGCTGAAAAAAAGCGGCAGAAACAGGCGGATACCGCGTGACTGAAATTGATATCAGCATGGAAGACAAACGCTGGGGGGCGGAAGAGCCGTTGCGCGCCCTGGCGGCAAAGGCTGTCGCTGCAACATTTGCCCGCCTTGGTTTCACGGATGTGACCAGCGAGCTGAGCCTTGTCTTCACCGATGACGCCACCATCCGCCAGATCAATGCTGAATGGCGCCACAAGGACAAGGCGACCAATGTGCTTTCCTTCCCGGCCTTTCCTGTGCAGGCCGGGGAAAAGCCGGGCATGATGCTTGGCGATATTATCCTTGCCTATGAAACGGTAAAACAGGAAGCCGCCGCCGGGCAAAAACCGTTTGACCATCATCTGGCGCATTTGCTGGTGCACGGGCTGCTGCATCTTGTCGGCTATGACCATGAAAACAGCAGCGAGGCGG
This is a stretch of genomic DNA from Candidatus Tokpelaia hoelldoblerii. It encodes these proteins:
- the ybeY gene encoding Endoribonuclease YbeY (bhsal14270) → MTEIDISMEDKRWGAEEPLRALAAKAVAATFARLGFTDVTSELSLVFTDDATIRQINAEWRHKDKATNVLSFPAFPVQAGEKPGMMLGDIILAYETVKQEAAAGQKPFDHHLAHLLVHGLLHLVGYDHENSSEAEKMEQLEREILHSLAIPDPYIVL